One window of Flavobacteriales bacterium genomic DNA carries:
- a CDS encoding type IX secretion system membrane protein PorP/SprF, with protein MRILAPLLLLACTPAWAQQTAQYTQNVFNMFAINPAVAGSKDCIDVRLGYRQQWVGFPGAPVTGWATVAGTIKSKRRSFHANRHGIGTFVEADHTGPLGYTSFQLAYAYHIQMKQDFYMSLGFFAGLRQEKLSLGDVFADDNSDPALANNGSVFVYPDVTPGIWFYGKSTWAGLSVQQALGNKVKGIGVETRLTRNYIASLGHRFRLNKNFSAVPSGLFKLSPGSPLAMDINVMMEYRRKLGLGVTYRNQDAVAFMIKLPFLKFFTLGYSYDITTSRLRVGGANTHELILGIYPCAALDPSKAIVRCPIFE; from the coding sequence ATGCGCATCCTCGCCCCCCTTCTCCTGCTTGCCTGCACCCCGGCATGGGCGCAGCAGACCGCGCAGTACACGCAGAACGTGTTCAACATGTTCGCCATCAACCCCGCCGTGGCCGGCAGCAAGGACTGCATCGATGTGCGCTTGGGCTATCGCCAGCAATGGGTGGGCTTTCCCGGTGCGCCCGTCACAGGATGGGCCACGGTGGCCGGTACCATCAAGTCCAAGCGACGCTCCTTCCACGCCAATCGCCATGGAATCGGGACCTTCGTGGAGGCCGACCATACGGGGCCGCTCGGGTACACGTCCTTCCAGTTGGCCTACGCCTACCACATCCAGATGAAGCAGGACTTCTACATGTCCTTGGGCTTTTTTGCGGGTCTGCGGCAAGAGAAATTGTCCCTGGGCGATGTGTTCGCCGATGATAACAGCGATCCCGCACTGGCGAATAACGGCAGCGTGTTCGTCTATCCGGACGTCACGCCGGGGATCTGGTTCTATGGCAAGTCCACTTGGGCCGGGCTTTCCGTCCAGCAAGCATTGGGCAACAAGGTGAAAGGGATCGGAGTGGAAACCCGGCTCACGCGGAACTATATCGCGAGCCTTGGCCATCGCTTCAGGCTCAACAAGAACTTCAGCGCCGTCCCTAGCGGTTTGTTCAAGCTCTCGCCGGGTTCGCCCTTGGCGATGGACATCAATGTGATGATGGAATACCGCCGTAAACTGGGTCTGGGGGTCACCTACAGGAACCAGGACGCCGTGGCCTTCATGATCAAGTTGCCCTTCCTGAAATTCTTCACGCTCGGGTACAGCTATGACATCACCACGAGCAGGCTGCGCGTGGGCGGTGCGAACACCCACGAGCTCATCCTCGGGATCTATCCCTGTGCGGCCCTGGACCCAAGCAAAGCGATCGTACGATGCCCCATCTTCGAATGA